From Phaeocystidibacter marisrubri, the proteins below share one genomic window:
- the xseA gene encoding exodeoxyribonuclease VII large subunit yields the protein MREDYPKRSVSLSRLLGRISELFEEQITPHEVWVRAEVSSFKNHGSGHLYFDLVEERNGSQIARCRAVIWRGNAEAIFLRSKINVAEHLENGREILCLARAVYHPVFGLSLQISDVDPDFALGEVEKRRRECIARLHKERLLHLNKQLHLPPVIQRLAIIAAEGSAGFADLIEQLSRNNYGYHFKWTHFKASVQGKGAANTILSAFQSIDPSEYDAIILIRGGGATLDLDVFNHYKLNATLAQSKLPFIVGIGHETDRTVVDEWACISLKTPSAVGAWIVERAREFEIEVSTRYQSIMEYYRAFVERSKSLLNDRSQNIVRISREVQSAQRIVLSEVSQQIGHQAERRLKRESESQRYRADHLGHEAKRIAENGKHALKLSVGNMDRFAKEILVRSTHNLNMTKELVEVYQPSNTLKRGYTLLRKEDQIVMKPEQLKAGEFIQIETASAWLESEIKKVTAKNG from the coding sequence ATGCGTGAAGACTATCCAAAGAGAAGTGTATCCCTCTCGCGATTACTCGGACGAATTTCTGAGTTGTTTGAGGAGCAGATCACTCCACACGAAGTGTGGGTGCGCGCAGAAGTGAGTTCTTTCAAGAATCATGGAAGTGGTCACCTTTACTTTGATTTGGTAGAAGAGCGTAACGGATCTCAAATTGCCCGATGCAGAGCGGTGATATGGCGTGGAAATGCTGAAGCGATCTTCCTGCGTTCTAAAATCAACGTGGCCGAACATTTAGAAAATGGTCGAGAAATTCTCTGCTTGGCACGAGCGGTCTACCATCCTGTATTCGGACTATCACTCCAGATTTCGGATGTAGATCCGGATTTTGCTTTGGGAGAGGTTGAGAAGCGCAGGCGAGAATGCATTGCCCGGCTACATAAAGAACGGCTCTTACACCTCAATAAGCAGCTACACTTACCACCCGTTATTCAACGCTTGGCCATTATTGCAGCCGAAGGGAGTGCTGGATTTGCGGATCTAATTGAACAGCTGTCAAGGAACAACTACGGTTATCACTTTAAGTGGACGCACTTCAAGGCCTCGGTGCAAGGAAAGGGAGCCGCGAATACCATTCTATCGGCATTTCAGTCCATCGACCCTTCGGAATACGATGCGATCATTCTCATTCGAGGTGGTGGTGCCACCTTAGATTTAGATGTGTTCAATCACTATAAATTGAATGCCACATTGGCCCAGTCAAAACTACCTTTCATCGTCGGAATAGGTCATGAAACCGACCGAACAGTAGTCGATGAATGGGCTTGTATCAGTTTGAAAACACCTTCTGCTGTTGGTGCATGGATTGTAGAAAGAGCGAGAGAATTTGAGATTGAAGTTTCCACGCGCTACCAATCGATAATGGAATACTACCGAGCTTTTGTGGAGCGATCTAAGTCGCTTCTGAACGATAGATCACAAAACATTGTTCGTATATCTCGGGAAGTTCAATCGGCCCAGAGAATTGTACTTAGTGAAGTTTCCCAGCAAATTGGCCATCAAGCCGAAAGACGGCTCAAGCGCGAATCTGAAAGTCAGCGCTACCGTGCAGATCACCTTGGCCACGAAGCAAAACGAATTGCCGAGAACGGGAAACACGCATTAAAACTAAGTGTGGGAAACATGGATCGCTTTGCCAAGGAGATCTTGGTTCGATCTACCCACAACCTAAACATGACCAAAGAATTGGTGGAAGTTTACCAACCTTCCAACACCTTAAAAAGAGGATATACGTTACTTCGAAAAGAAGATCAGATTGTCAT